gaTATATTAAgccatttaaatgtttttgtgtacaacaaataaacactgtTATTTTGCTGTGACACTTCAGAAATCTGGGTAGCTGTTCCCAGTGACTATGGTTTTTCAGATTACCTTGGTCAAAGTGCGGAACAGTGTATAGTGAAAAGGTCAGAAAAATAACTTATTGCAAAAATGACCACAAACTTCATTTAACACCCCGTCAACACTCACAACAGTCAGATTTGTTGCAGTGCTGCTGTAATGTACAGTTGGTATAGTACTGAATCCACAGCACATCAACAACCAACAAAAGAGAGACTACATTAGAGAAAGAATGGAGGGCTAGTCGATTCAAGATACAACATACACCAATCAGCTAAAACATTAAAGCCACTGACACGTGGAGTGAATAACATTAATCATCTTTTAACAATGCAATGTTCCACTGGAAAGCTTGTCATCAGGGGGTACCATAGCCATGAGTGGGTGTACTTGGTCGAATGCTAGGAGCCAATGTTTCACAGCAGAACAATTGTAAAGATATGATCAATGTTTTTCACTTGCCAGTGGacacctgtcagtgtttttaatgttttggctgatcggtgtatacaCTATCTAAACAACGACCATAGTATGACTACAACCACCAACATCCTGTGAAGATGCTATCATTAACAGTTATTGTAGTTGCAAATGTAATCCATTTTCTCTTCAGGTTTTAACTTGGTAGATAAAGAACTCCACCACGATAACTTCTTGCACCAGTTGTTCCTGTAACTTTTTCGtaccaaagaaaacaagaatgaGGAAGGAATATGGAAATTCGTGTAGCTTTAGTTGCTACGAGGAAATTATTCAAAAGTTCTATTCAACATGGCAAGAGGTAACCAGTCGTGtgtaattttcaattttttttacttgtagAAGTAAAAACTTGTAGAACTCAAATTAATGTGGGAGTCTAGTGCGTACCTGGAGTTGGCGATGACGAGCCCAGCTTGGTTGGGCTGTGCTCCTGGGTTCCTTTAGACGGTGTGTATGAGTGTGCACGGCTGGTGATCGAGTAGGAGGGTTTTTCATCGCTGCTCATACTCTCCTGGAGCTGTGTCTGGCTCCTGTGGTTCTGCTGGCCACTGTGGGGCCATATCTTCGAGGCGGTGGGGCAGTTTTTCTGAGTACAGGCCTCTGTGGTACCCTCAGGCTCCTTTTTAACCGTTTCTGCTCCTATGTGGTTCACCAGCCCATACGCAGGGGCTGAGGGAGTTGTGCTGGGCTTCAgtctgtgctgcagctcagcCTGCCTGCAGGAGTCTGAGGCACTGTTACAGTCTACAGGTCCATTGGCTTTGGGGGGCTGACAATCTTCTGCCAGAGGTCCGTTGGGTTTCCTACATTTCAGACATGGTATCACGCTGCATTTACAAACACCCAGCTCTGGCAGGGGGTCCACTGAAAAAGAAGCCCTCAGAGGGTCATCAGGTGCACTGCAGGGTTTTGAGCAGGGGTCAGGGGAAGAAGTCCTTTCTAAAGAGGCCTGAGTTTTCATGTCATCTGATGTTAGACGCGATTTCGTACTGGCTTTCTGCCCAGATATCCACTCTGCTGGCGATGTTACTGATGACAGACTGGATGCGGTGGATGAAGCCTTCTGCTTAATGGACAGGTGCCGCATGATGCTGCACTGGAGGGTGATGACATCCTGAAGCCACTGTTCAACACAGCAAACccatcattttaaaacataagaAGCAACCATCAATTCTATATAGAATGCGGTCCTATCTGATGCAGATATTTATATCACAGGAAGAAATTGAATCATTTTTTGTTGCGATAATTTGAAATAACTTGAAGCTAGAATTTTTGGGACCAGTTGGACAAACTTCCTAAagtcagggaaaaaaaaggaacatgcATGTATTTTCACACCCTTGTTTGCTGAGTGTCCCATATGTTGAACAGTGAGTTTAGCTTTGCTGCCACACGTTCTAAAACACTGAATTAGCAATCACACGCAACTCCGAGataaacttttcatttcttgGAAAGGATCTGCTTCCTGAATCCACAAACATCCATAGTTAAGGCAAACTTCATCAATCATTTAATACCCCTTTGTTGCTGTTAATATCACAAATTTATCATGTTCTTAAAGCTTTAAAATTGGCTtacctcctgctgctctgcttctgTGGTGAGGTGTTTTGAGGGCTGATGGTCGGGAACACCGCTGCAAGCAAGCTCCAACTGGCGCACCCCTGCAGGAAGCAGGGTGGAAGGAGGATTCTGGTACTGGGATTTGATGGCATCTGGCACCTGAGTCCAAACAGTGATTGTTATACGGTTACCCCACATGACTTTTAAAGTTGTCAGATCACTGTGCCGTTTGCCATGAGAGCACACATGAGAAGTGATGCAGGAAATAATGTGCTCGAAGTTGTTTGTGTACTGATTTGCagcaaaatattaaataaataaataaacatggaagaaaagaagagaatatAGAAGAGAGAATGGATTGGTGTACAAAGGCAGCAAGAACTATCTGATCTGACTGTAAATATTTCTGCAATAAAAAGGTATTGCTGCCTGCTGTGTTTCAGCAAGGCTGACTTGGTTTTAAATACTGAAAAGCTTGTGTGTATGCCACTATAGTCCGAAACATACTTCAAACAAATGCATAAGACTGGGTTCAGATAATTACTGCtgatgacagcagaggagtgTCTGCTCTCACTGGCTGTAGCTCATTGTTTGGTTCCCTGAACCATTCCACTACAGTGTTTCCCCTATATGCACCTAGCAGCGGCGGACTGCCACTGCTGAAATATGACCGCCGCTGCTGAATTTTGAATTCATTAATTtaacgaggagagaggagaggtggagagtgGGCTCAGTCTTGTCTCTTTAGAAACTAACGTTATATCATTTTGCGCTTTGGACTCTTCATATCCAGGTCAATCACACACCTGTTTGAAACgattttatttatgaaaataaatcacGAACCACAGTGGGCCACCTATAAAGACTATGAAGCCTGTTACGCTATTTCTTGCAGCTGTTAGAATAATGAACTTTAATATAACAATTTTGGCTGCCAGTATTCATGGTTCTATTGTCATATTATCTTGGTTGCTTGGCAACTATCATTGTCTCTGTCAACGAAACTTTGCAAGCTGTCTCCTTCGCTACATACATATCATCCAGATATACCGTTACCGGTTGATGCAGGTGCGCCGCATTAAACTCCGCTATtccgtgctgtgctgtgctgtgccgTCTCTCAGCATACACCAAAATGGAGGTAACGTTAGCGCCAGGTTTGGAGAAGGTGCAACGAGAAACTTTGAGCTTACTTGATAATGTCAGCACAACAATTTTAACAAGCACCGGGTAGATGTCAACCATGAAGCAAGCAACACTGATCACGGATTCAGGATTATCATTCGCCGATGGGAAAACAGTCCTGCAACTTCACGTGAGTATCGCACAGTAACGTTACAGCAAACGCAATCATTTGATAGAAATAGCAAGGAAACACATGGGCCTATAGGCTtatctgtgaaataaacaacatttggaAGATCCATCTTGATACAAAGATTGTAGGTATTCCACATGCACCGTTTGTTTACTTTTTCCTGGAGCGGGCCTTATGCTGCGTTCCAGACAAAGTCAGAGGTCGGAATTTCCCAGTTGAAATTTCTGATTTCCGACCTCCAAGCTTTAactaataatagtaataataataactgattCTCCGTGAAGTCGGGGTAGATGGATTTGTGCCGAGTTCACAAGTAAGGACTCCGACTTTAAGAGTGGCGTTCCAGTTTACTTTTTCTAGTAGGAGGTCGGAAAATTCCTACTGTCTCGAATGCAGCATTACTATGCACGAGGGCCACTGTGATGCGCGAAAGCTGTCAAGGTGGTGTAAACGATGGGTGGAGGGGAGGATTGTGATGGGGACAGGGGAGGGAGTGGGAAGATGCATGGGTTGGAGGCACAGACCTTTTGGATTGTTCTAGTATTTGTGTTATGTGATTTTACTGTATATGGTTGGTtgttaatatgttttttgttaaattattgtcaataattgttttaaagttattgttttgttattgtttgtgttcaataaaagtgtattttactAAAGCTTGAGACACCTCATACGTAAGCTAGACAGACATTTCCCCTGCTCATTACTGTGCACAAATGTACTGTTATGTACTTAAGCTTAAAGAGCCCCTCTGGTGCCGGCAGACACATAGAAACCTCCCGGCAGGGTGCACTTTGCGCTATGCTTTTGCACACGGGCGAAAACACTCACCTCCACTGCTACAACTCCATCCTAGGGGAAACACTGCACTATATGTGCAGATATCTTTGAACAGTTTACACATTGCTGACGGGCTTTGTCTGCAAACTTCAAAAACTGTTTGGGTACCCTGCCGAAGAAGATTTACATCGGACTGATTCTTACTTAAACTTAATTTCAAACGCTATGACAGAATTAACACGTCATGTCATGTCACTTCAATGGGATAATTTCAGTTTGTCAAGGCATAAGTGAATGAGTTGTTGCAGAATTAAGTTCAGAATTGCCTGTTGATGCATCTTTTCTGTTCTGTCAGCGTCAGTATGTAACAAGAGGAAATCAACACAAGATAAATGCTCAAGAATCAattgtaaaacagaaaaatctcAGTTATTATGGGAATCGGTTTTCCCCCAGCCCAGCCAGTCTACCTTGATGGTCTTCTTGTTGTGCTGGTGGGTGGTCCGCCGGTTGGGCAGGTTCTGCCGATGGACTCTGCGCAGGAAGTCTAACTTGACGGCGTGCTGGGACATCCTGTCCTGGAACTGGTCGAAGAGCTGACAGCGACTGGACAGGCTCAGAGTCCTCTGATTCAACTGGACAGcagacaaaacatttgaaaaggaAAACTTATCATTCTAATGCATTGTCTTGGCTGAgacaaatttaaaaatacatacatttatagTGTTTAGGTCTGTCTGAGCCAGGACCAGGTCTCTTACCACTAAGTGCTCAACATGATTAGGACACATCCATTTGCCAGCAGGTAGAGCTGTGAGTGGAGGGTCCAGACAGTCCATGTGGAACAGAAGGGGACAATAGTCGCACTGGATCAGTGGAGCCAACCTACAACTCCTGTGAGAGGAAATACAAGCAAACCAACACATGACGTGAAACATTGGAGGTGTATGTGTACATCTCTGTATGTAGAGAAATCTGCTAGATCTAACCTGTTGCATGAAAAGCAGACTTTGACTGGTAGGGGGACCAGACCATTAGAATCCAGTTCATGCTGAGGCCTCCTGAACGGCTTTCCTAGCagttcctcttttctcctccgtTTACTGCTGCCTACAAATCAAAAGGAGTACAGAACATTTGAGAAACAATCCAACCTAGATTCTGGAATgagtaaaacatctgaaatgCTCAGTTCATTCCAGGACACATTTTGTAACCAAACCAGCACAACACTTATTTACTTCCCACAACTTGTCTCATCAACTTCTAGTTTGCTTTCCAGAATTTCATACTTTCACCAAGAAGTTGCGTTTGGGGAGACCATTAAGTATGCAATCAGACTGACTGCGAGGTAATGAAGATGGAGAGATGGCCGAAAAACAGGTGGTGAGACCTCCGACAGTTGAAAGGGCTGAAGATGGATGCAAAGgttgctgtttttctgcttgACTGGTGGGTAATTTCAGTGTTTCTATGTTTCACAGAACCTATAGGCCTATACAGTTTTGTCTGTTGTGTCATGTTGTATTTTGTGGTCAGCATTTAGCCCAGGCATCATGGGAATGCAATATAAATTGGAGGGGGGGTGATAGGCACCAAACATGTCGTCAATggtttggatgttttttaacagtttcagagaaagaaaacaagattgAAATTTGCAATGCATGTTCTACAAGGGCTctaagaaaagggaaaaagtcTTTAAGTCTTCAAGTTTTAAGACAAATCTTATTCAagctatggaatattaaatcatctatCTTTGACACTATATCTTCTTACCCTCAGGTTTGCATTAACTACAGGTTAgggaacttctttttaaaatacaaaaagtgtAAAATTATCTTTTACTTTTCCAATACCGGCCTTGAGAAACACGTAATTATTGCTCATcagtatcggctgaaaaaaaatctgtatcgTGCATCCCTTGTTGAACTAAATACAGTATAATTTCACAGTGAAAGTTTAGGACCGCCTTTTGACTGACTGACCTGGCAGTGCAGTGGTGCAGGTGAGCTCGCTGGGCAGCTGAAACTGTGTGGGGTTTCTCTCCATAGCAGCTGCTATTAGCAGCTGAAAGGGCCTCTTGAGGAGGCGTGGTGTTGGAGAGGACAGTGTTGCACCCTCAAGCTCTGCACCCTGAATTTCATCCTCTTGttctgcagcctcctcctccccatcaTTTTGCTCCTCTGAGGGGGTTGGGGTGGACGAGGTGTTGGAGGTGGGCGTACCGGGTCGGCTGCTCGGTCTGCTGCTGGTCCTGCGGTCCAAGAGGCGCACCTGGGCCACTCGTAGACCAGGCCCAGCTGCTCCAGCCCCTGGAGGCAGACCATCGAGCCGCAGTGGACCAGCATtgagctccagctccacagcTGGGGAAGCAGAACGCTTAGATGCGGACCTCTCTGGTAGGCCATTGGTCTGTTCTGACTTCTGCTCTCGCTTCTGACCACAACGAACAAAGACCAAGAGACTGAATTATCAATCCATAAgcacacaaatatgttttcctACATTTCAACAGCAACATAATAGCAACATTGGTGAAGGACTGGATCTATCAAAGTGAAGAGTCACCGCTTACCTTTTTTCGAACATTGCAGCGATGACACATCCATTCACCTGGGGGAAGCATTTCTTCACTAAGAGGTGGATTGCTTGTggtaaaaagacaaaacacaatcaTCAGCGACTAGGCTGATAATTAATGCAGGCAAATTAATTAACAATATAATTTCATATGCTTCATAAATATGTTGTGTAATTTTATGTTAAGAATACAACATTTATGAAAAACTCATTTTAAGTCATTGGATTATGCACCATGGTTTACAAAAAAGACCCATCTAgtaattatgaaaaaaaattacacacaTTGCCTCTCTGCCTAGTTATCCAACATCCTGATGTTGCTGACAGCATAAAATTATTGAAATTCTACTCAAATATACAgtcacaatgacaataaaacactTCTGCTGACTAGAGAATATTCAGAGAACAGAAGCAGTACTAGCCCAGTTACACTCTCTGCCTCCATCTAGTGGATTGACAGTTACATTATATTAAAGAAAATATCTGAGCAAAGTAATCTGAGTTTCCAATGTGCATACACTTATAGTACATTGCAACAGCTGGTACATGAATTAATGATATCCATGTGAAAAGATTCAAAAATATTCTGATTAGCTATACATATCAACAATAACTACACATTTTTCAGTAGATGACTACAGCAAACGTTACAGTaattcaaagtaaaacatgCCAAGACAGCCAAAGCATAAAAACTGTCGTGGGTTGCCCATGTGCCAATAACGGTCAAGGCAGGCAATGGTGTATGTAATGATTGGGTCTGACTTCAAGTGTGTTCGACCGTCATAAGTCAATCTACAAACTATAATCCCTCATTCACATGCAAAGATGATCAAAAGTTACCCTGTACAAGACCATCTTTAAGATAACATACATCAATGCAGTTTCTTCCCAATATGCAGTGATATAAGATAGCACAAAGGATGAAGCCTTTCACAGGCCTGACCATATATGGACAAAACGTTTCTAAGGGACAGTCTGAAATGAACCTAAGTTAAAATAATCATGCAAGCAGATGTTGAACGTTGAGCCATGCACAGCTGAACCGGAGAAACGCTACTATTGGAAGACCTTTGTAACATGTCCACTACAAACACTGCCATAGCGCTATTTCATCATggtaaataacaaaacattcCGTGCATGTTATTTATGGACCCTTTTTTCTCAACGCCGATTTTTAAAGGTTGGTAAGATGGCGGTGGAATAGAAAAGAGAGCAGTGAGGTCGCCATATTGTAAACAGAGGCAGTCTCGACTCCATTTTTAGCAGCAGCGGCTCCACCGGCTGCAGCCGCGACAGGAGGGGAGGACCGACTGCAAGCTAATTCTAGCCACTCTCACAGAGAAGGCTACATCCACACGTTTCTTT
This is a stretch of genomic DNA from Pagrus major chromosome 2, Pma_NU_1.0. It encodes these proteins:
- the phf12b gene encoding PHD finger protein 12; translation: MWDKMETPTIVYDLDTSGGLMEQIQTLLAPPKSEEVEKRSRKLVRDVRRSGRATNHDTCDSCREGGDLLCCDHCPAAFHLQCCNPPLSEEMLPPGEWMCHRCNVRKKKREQKSEQTNGLPERSASKRSASPAVELELNAGPLRLDGLPPGAGAAGPGLRVAQVRLLDRRTSSRPSSRPGTPTSNTSSTPTPSEEQNDGEEEAAEQEDEIQGAELEGATLSSPTPRLLKRPFQLLIAAAMERNPTQFQLPSELTCTTALPGSSKRRRKEELLGKPFRRPQHELDSNGLVPLPVKVCFSCNRSCRLAPLIQCDYCPLLFHMDCLDPPLTALPAGKWMCPNHVEHLVLNQRTLSLSSRCQLFDQFQDRMSQHAVKLDFLRRVHRQNLPNRRTTHQHNKKTIKVPDAIKSQYQNPPSTLLPAGVRQLELACSGVPDHQPSKHLTTEAEQQEWLQDVITLQCSIMRHLSIKQKASSTASSLSSVTSPAEWISGQKASTKSRLTSDDMKTQASLERTSSPDPCSKPCSAPDDPLRASFSVDPLPELGVCKCSVIPCLKCRKPNGPLAEDCQPPKANGPVDCNSASDSCRQAELQHRLKPSTTPSAPAYGLVNHIGAETVKKEPEGTTEACTQKNCPTASKIWPHSGQQNHRSQTQLQESMSSDEKPSYSITSRAHSYTPSKGTQEHSPTKLGSSSPTPDTKARPGLMDSLLPSTLSSIANLSSYMKDGKDEEGGIDLDKLDAEMIKLLAWQRIQQLFPPKAPSTPPPLAAMAAPKTPSPHPDSQKKVQARAVFYPLTGKGGAVSMCYRTLYIGSGADMDVCLTNYGHCNYISGKHACIFYDENTKHYELLNYSEHGTTVDNVLYSCDFSEKASPSPPSGLVAKVQGIIRRSKKREDDKGPSSVVGLLLAGGVMSSQPKGSSELSCSCKASSSSLIGGSGAGWEGTALLHHGSYIKLGCLQFVFSITEFASKQPKEEQNATPAASCTGTTTSSPSSSADRVTTSTAPIITTTPPSSSTATVSSPSSQDEADTETVPPHQVPILHASSVP